The following proteins are encoded in a genomic region of Thermococcus henrietii:
- the albA gene encoding DNA-binding protein Alba has translation MAEEHVVYIGKKPVMNYVLAVITQFNEGAKEVSIKARGRAISRAVDVAEIVRNRFLPEVRVKEIKIGTEELPTADGRTANTSTIEIILEKP, from the coding sequence ATGGCTGAGGAGCACGTCGTCTACATCGGAAAGAAGCCGGTTATGAACTACGTCCTCGCCGTGATAACCCAGTTCAACGAGGGCGCTAAGGAGGTCAGCATCAAGGCTCGCGGTAGGGCTATCAGCAGGGCCGTTGACGTCGCCGAGATTGTCAGGAACAGGTTCCTCCCCGAGGTCAGGGTCAAGGAAATCAAGATAGGCACCGAGGAGCTCCCGACTGCCGACGGCAGGACCGCCAACACCTCGACCATCGAGATTATCCTCGAGAAGCCGTGA
- a CDS encoding ArsR/SmtB family transcription factor, translating to MGPLEYETIDVTDERVRELAQVLASERSMAILRILRERELSMSEIAKELDMPISTVSYHLDKLLRVGLVEVTGKKYGKRLQEVKLYRASSRPILLLPRPAERRTSPLDKLRVITLSVATGLSALVYWAAEKMLSSERSSGTETIKMFSAETTSRAGHSGDYVPALLAIMTFVIVISAGWFLKKRF from the coding sequence GTGGGCCCGTTGGAGTACGAGACCATAGACGTTACAGATGAGCGGGTTCGCGAGCTCGCGCAGGTTCTCGCCAGCGAGAGGTCGATGGCCATTCTGAGGATTCTCCGCGAGCGTGAGCTCTCGATGAGCGAGATTGCAAAGGAGCTCGACATGCCCATATCAACAGTCTCATACCATCTTGACAAACTTCTCCGTGTGGGTCTCGTTGAAGTGACCGGGAAAAAGTACGGCAAAAGGTTGCAGGAGGTCAAACTCTACAGGGCATCAAGCCGGCCGATTCTACTGCTCCCGCGCCCAGCCGAGCGGAGAACGTCACCGTTGGACAAACTGCGCGTCATAACCCTCTCGGTTGCAACGGGGCTTTCCGCACTCGTCTACTGGGCCGCGGAGAAAATGTTGTCATCTGAGAGGAGTAGCGGGACGGAGACAATTAAAATGTTCTCGGCCGAGACGACAAGCAGGGCCGGCCACTCGGGGGATTACGTTCCCGCCCTACTCGCGATAATGACGTTCGTCATCGTAATTTCCGCAGGGTGGTTTCTTAAGAAACGTTTTTAA
- the purB gene encoding adenylosuccinate lyase, with protein sequence MAVHPIDYRYGSEEMRRIWDEENKLQKLLDVEAALARAHAKLGNIPEESARVISERASTEWVKLERVKEIEAEIHHDIMAVVKALSEVCGEHGKYVHLGATSNDIIDTANTLLIKESLELIERYLRELRDVLMKLAEEHKYTVCIGRTHGQHAVPTTYGMKFALWLDEVQRHLERLEELKKRVLVGKMRGAVGTAASFGEKALEIERLVMEDLGLRPALVTNQLVPRDLYAELMMFLALVASTLDKIGLEIRNLQRTEILEVSEPFGKKQVGSSTMPHKRNPIRTEKVCGLARVLYSNVIPALLNNPLWHERDLTNSSVERVILPESFVLLDEMLRVTIRVLKGLEFFPENIERNLYLTKNLIMAEPLMLKLAERGMGRQEAHELVRQLAMKAFGEGRDFLEVVKESEEVRKYLTDEDLASLKPENYIGVAPQIVDNVLRHIRGRSL encoded by the coding sequence ATGGCGGTTCACCCGATTGACTACCGCTATGGAAGCGAGGAAATGAGGCGCATCTGGGACGAGGAGAACAAGCTTCAAAAGCTCCTCGACGTTGAGGCCGCTCTGGCAAGGGCCCACGCGAAGCTCGGCAACATTCCCGAGGAAAGCGCCCGCGTGATTTCCGAGAGAGCCAGCACTGAGTGGGTGAAGCTCGAGCGCGTCAAGGAGATAGAGGCGGAGATACACCACGATATAATGGCCGTCGTTAAGGCCTTAAGCGAGGTCTGCGGTGAGCACGGAAAGTACGTCCACCTCGGCGCGACCTCCAACGACATAATCGACACCGCCAACACGCTCCTCATAAAGGAGAGCCTTGAGCTCATCGAGCGCTACCTTAGGGAGCTCCGCGACGTGCTAATGAAGCTCGCCGAGGAGCACAAGTACACCGTCTGCATCGGCAGAACCCACGGACAGCACGCGGTTCCAACCACATACGGCATGAAGTTCGCCCTCTGGCTCGACGAGGTTCAGAGACACCTTGAGAGGCTTGAAGAGCTCAAGAAGCGTGTTCTCGTCGGCAAGATGCGCGGTGCCGTTGGAACTGCTGCCTCCTTCGGGGAGAAGGCCCTTGAGATTGAGAGGCTCGTCATGGAGGACCTTGGCCTCAGGCCCGCGCTGGTAACCAACCAGCTCGTTCCGCGGGACTTATACGCAGAGCTGATGATGTTTTTGGCCCTCGTTGCTTCTACCCTCGACAAAATAGGCCTTGAGATTAGGAACCTCCAGAGGACGGAAATCCTTGAGGTCAGCGAGCCCTTCGGAAAGAAGCAGGTTGGCTCTTCGACGATGCCCCACAAGAGGAACCCGATAAGGACGGAGAAAGTCTGCGGTCTGGCGAGGGTTCTCTACTCGAACGTTATCCCCGCGCTCCTCAACAACCCGCTGTGGCACGAGAGGGACCTCACGAACTCCTCGGTCGAGCGCGTTATCCTGCCCGAGAGCTTTGTTCTTCTCGACGAGATGCTCCGCGTCACAATCCGCGTTCTCAAGGGGCTGGAGTTCTTCCCGGAGAACATCGAGCGCAACCTCTACCTGACGAAGAACCTCATCATGGCCGAACCGCTGATGCTCAAGCTCGCCGAGAGGGGCATGGGCAGGCAGGAGGCGCACGAGCTCGTTAGGCAATTGGCCATGAAGGCCTTTGGGGAGGGAAGGGACTTCCTTGAGGTCGTGAAGGAGAGCGAGGAAGTTAGAAAGTATCTAACCGATGAGGACTTGGCCTCGCTGAAGCCAGAGAACTACATCGGCGTTGCCCCCCAGATAGTTGACAACGTGCTCCGCCACATCCGTGGGCGTTCTCTCTGA